The Rhodopirellula islandica sequence GTCATTGGGGAGGAATTGGGGGCCACGCACGCCAACGACAGTCAGCTCATCGTGTCCCTGCTGTTCTTGGGCATGGCGCTGGGGCAATTGTTCTTTGGCCCTCTCTCGGACAGCGTGGGCCGGAAACCGGCGCTCAGCGCGGGGTTGGGGCTCTTCATCGTGGGTTCGCTGATTTCGATGTTCGCTGGAAGCTTCACGCTGGTGTTGGTTGGACGTTTTGTGCAGGGGCTCGGCGTGGCTGGCCCGCGAAGCGTGTCGCTGGCGTTGATTCGCGATCAGTATCACGGCCGGTCGATGGCACGCGTGATGTCGTTTGTGATGACGATCTTCATCCTGGTGCCTGTGATCGCACCCACCTTGGGTCAGGGAATTCTGTTGGTGGCGGATTGGCGTGCGATCTTTGGGGTGCTGGCCATTCTCGCCCTGATGCTGTTTGGCTGGTTTGCATGGCGACAGCCAGAAACCTTGTTGTCGGCTCAGCGAGTGCCCTTTTCAACCCGACGGATCCTGCACGTCACCCGTGAGATCGGCACGAATCCGATCGCCTTGGGTTACACGGTGGTCGCCGGTTTGGTGTCGGGAGCGTTTCTGGGTTTCCTGAGTTCGGCACCCCAGATTTTCCAGCAGCAATACGGGCTCGGGTCGCTGTTTCCGATCTACTTCGCTGTGTTGGCTTCGTCTGCGGGAGTGGCGTC is a genomic window containing:
- a CDS encoding multidrug effflux MFS transporter yields the protein MRSRTQMELERKPALPLGEFVTLMALMMALVALAIDAMLPALPVIGEELGATHANDSQLIVSLLFLGMALGQLFFGPLSDSVGRKPALSAGLGLFIVGSLISMFAGSFTLVLVGRFVQGLGVAGPRSVSLALIRDQYHGRSMARVMSFVMTIFILVPVIAPTLGQGILLVADWRAIFGVLAILALMLFGWFAWRQPETLLSAQRVPFSTRRILHVTREIGTNPIALGYTVVAGLVSGAFLGFLSSAPQIFQQQYGLGSLFPIYFAVLASSAGVASLLNANLVMRFGMSVLIGHAMRLLTATSVVFLGFAVLQAGSPPLWTTMGYLLVIFFAIGILFGNLNSMAMEPLGHVAGIGAALVGAVSTLISVPLGILIGHSYNETIVPLVSGFAVLGALSLVVMRWVESRFLRPALPG